AAGACCTTATTAAAGAACTCCAATCACCCGCTTTCAAAATCATTATATGAATTCTTTGAAATAAACGATGATTATTTCCCGGTAGAAAATTTCGTTGAAATCTCCGGAAAAGGATACGAAGCAAGCGTAAGAGGAACTCTTTATAAAATAGGATCTGCGCGTTATAACAACCAGGAACCTAAAAACCTTGAAACAGCAGTTTACATCAGCAAAAATGGAGAATATTTAGGAAAATTCATTTTCAAAAATGAATACCGTCCGAAGCTGAAAGAACTTTTCACTAAACTTACCAATTATAAAATATTTATTCTGAGCGGAGATAATTCCTCAGAAGAGAACCAGCTTAAAGAGCTTATTCCTAACTACAAAGGAATGGCCTTTAACCAGAGCCCGGAAGATAAACTGAACTATATCAAAACTCTTCAGGATCAGCACATGAAAGTAGCAATGCTTGGAGATGGTCTTAATGACGCAGGAGCTTTAAAACAAAGTAATGTTGGAATTGCGATTGCTGATGACACAAACAGTTTTACCCCATCTTCCGATGTCATTATGAATGGAGATAAAGTGGTTACCCTGGACAATTATCTGAACCTTTGTAAAGGCTCTATTACCATTGTGAAAATGACATTTATAATCAGTTTTCTGTATAATATCGTTGGTTTAAGTTACGCTGTTACAGGGCATATGCACCCGCTCTTCGCTGCAATCATCATGCCAATCAGTTCCATCACGGTGGTTACCTTTACTACACTTTCAACCTGGATATTAGGCCGGAAACATTTCAAAAAACAGGCGTAGAAGCCCTTATTTAGACTGATTTTAAATTAGCTGAAATCGGCATTTCGTGATGAATGTCATTATTTTTCACTAAATTTGAACCCCGAAAATAGGTTAATTTTGTTGTCCAATGGATATTCTATATTTAATGATCCTCTGCAGTGTTTCTTTAGCTGCGATTTTCTTGGTCGTATTTATAGTGTATGCCCGAAAAGGACAGTTTGAAGATGATGAATCTCCTGCTGTCAGAATCCTTTTTGATGATGAAAAAATCAAAGAAAATGATGAACCAGGCAACAAAAATAAAGACGAGAAAGAAATAGGAGAAAATAATAAAAATTGAGAAAAATAGTGAATAGTTGATATGGAAACACAGAAGTTTAGTTATGACAATAGTATTGTCCGTGCGTTCCTTTATGCGACCTTAGTTTTCGGTCTCATTGGATTTACGTTCGGGCTTACGGCGGCATTAATGCTTTTCTACCCTGAATTACCGGAATTCTTTTTCGGGACGGATGACACAACCATTAAAAGTTTGGCATCGGGTAACATTCAAGGTTTAATAAACACTCATGGTGCATTTGGTTTTGGTAGAATCAGAATGCTGCACACCAACACCGTAATCTTTGCATTCGTTTGTAACATTGTTTACACGGGTATTTATTACTCATTACAGAGATTATTAAAAACAAGAATGTACAGTGACACCTTGTCTTGGTTACATTTCTGGACTTGGCAGTTTATGATCGTTGCTACGTTCGTTACGTTCTTTATGGGGATCAATACCTCTAAGGAATATGCTGAACATGAGTGGCCGATCGACATATTAATCGCATTCTCATGGATCATTTTTGGTATCAATATGTTCCTGACTATTTCAAAAAGAAGAGTGAGACACCTGTATGTAGCGATTTGGTTCTACATTGGTACCTGGATTGCAGTAGCAATGCTTCACATCTTCAACAACCTTGAAGTACCTTTATCTTTCACAGGCTGGAAATCTTATTCAGCATATGCAGGGGTAAAAGATGCTATTGTACAGTGGTGGTATGGTCACAATGCGGTTGCATTCGTATTGACGACTCCGGTTCTAGGTTTAATGTATTACTTCCTTCCGAAGGCTGCAGACAGACCGGTATTCTCTTATAAATTATCCATTATTCACTTCTGGTCATTAATTTTCGTATATATCTGGGCTGGTCCTCACCACCTTCAGTATACAGCTCTTCCGGCTTGGGCTCAGGCGGTAGGAACAGGGTTCTCTATCATGCTTATTGCACCATCTTGGGGAGGTATGTTAAATGGTCTTCTTACACTGAGAGGAGCTTGGGATAAAGTAAGAGAAAATCCTATCCTTAAGTTCTTCGTAGTAGCTGTTACTTGTTATGGTATGGCAACGTTTGAAGGACCGCTTTTGGCAACTAAAAACATCAACAAAATTGGTCACTTTACAGACTGGGTTATCGGTCACGTACACTTAGGAGCTCTTGGATGGAATGGTTTCATGGCATTCGGGGTTATCTATTACTTGGTACCAATTATGTGGAGAACAAAAATCTGGTCTGTAAAATTAGCTAACTGGCATTTCTGGTTAGGTACTTTAGGAATTATTTTCTATGCAGTTCCAATGTATATTTCAGGATTCACACAAGGATTAATGTGGAAGCAGTTCAACCCGGACGGAACATTATTATGGAAAAACTGGCTGGATACGGTAACGGCAATTATTCCTTACTTCAAAATGAGATTCGTAGGAGGTTTATTCTACATCTCAGGATCTATCCTAATGATTGTAAACGTAATTGCTACAGTAAGAAAAGGATCATTCCAGAAAGAAGTTCCTGCTGAAGCTCCAGCGTTGGCAAACATCAGTAAAAACAGAAAAGAAGGAGAAGGTACTCACCTTTGGCTGGAAAGAACTCCGGTATTATTAGGTATTTTATCTTTCTTTACAATATCTATAGGTAGTTCAATTGAAATTATCCCTACACTATCTCTTAAGAAAAGTGTACCTACAATTTCTGCAGTGAAGCCTTATTCACCACTAGAACTTGAAGGTAGAGATATCTATATCCGTGAAGGATGTAATGCTTGTCACTCTCAGATGATCAGACCGTTCAGAGATGAGATTACAAGATTTAACGGTAAAAACGGACAATACTCCAAAGCTGGAGAGTTCGTATACGACAGACCATTCCTATGGGGTTCTAAGAGAACAGGACCGGATTTACATAGAGAAGGTGGTAAAAACCCAAGCTCTTGGCACTATAAGCACATGTATAACCCAAGATCTACCTCTGCAGGTTCCATCATGCCTCGTTACCCTTGGTTAATTGCTACTGACTTAGACAGAAGTAAGATGGTAGACAAAATGAAGCTGATGAAGAATGTATTTGATGTACCTTATACTAAGGCTCAAATTGATTCTGCAGACAAATGGGCGAACAACCAGTCCGCAAAAATTGTAAAAGATATCTTCTCTGAAGCAAATGACCTTAAGCAGGCTTATGCAAAGAGACCTCAGGGAGAACTAGAGAAAAAAGAAGTTGTAGCTCTTATTTCTTATCTTCAGAGATTAGGTACAGATATTAAAACAACGGAAATCAAAACAGCAAGTAATAACTAAACATTAAAAGGTTCATATGATTCCTCAGAACTTTAAAGATATATTATCCAATACAGAAAACGCTGGTTTTTACCAGACGCTGGCTCTGATTTTCTTTATGCTGTTCTTCATCGCTTTAGTAATCTATGTTTTTAGCAGACCTAAAAAATATTACAAAGAAGAAGAAGAGGCACCACTTGGGGATGACGAGGATGACAATTTTAATTTAAAAAATTAAACTATTTTTTATGAAACAAAGAACACCTGTTGTCGTAAACATCTTAATAATAATAGGGCTTTTAATAGTTTTTTATTATTTATTTGTACAGAGCTACGCGTTCCTAGCTTCGCCTTACTTCTGGGGAACAGTTGTGATCGCCGGTATCCTTGCCTACATTCATAGTGCTATTGGAGACCTTATTGAGAACAACAAATTCAAAAAATTATCTCCGGAAGAGAAAGCAGCTTACTTAGCTGAAAAGAAAGTACCATTCCTAAAGAGAATGTATGATGCAGCTTTCAAAAAGCAGTCTGAAACTGAGGAAAAAGATATCCTTATTGACCACGGTTTCGACGGGATCATGGAGCTGGATAACCAGTTACCAAAATGGTGGGTAGGTTTATTCTATTTTGGGACCGCTTTTTGTATTGTATATATTGCAGCATACTCTTTTACAGACTTCGCTCACCCGTTAAGCGAATATGAAAAAGAATATAAAGAACAAATGGCAAGCATCAAAGAATTTGAAGCAAACCAGCCTCCTGTAACGATTGAAACAGCTAAATACTCAGCTGATAACATTGCAGAAGGTAAAGAATTATTCAAAACAAACTGTGCATCTTGTCACAAAGAAGACGGTAGTGGAGGTATCGGACCAAACCTTACTGATAACTACTGGATCAACCAGCCTGAGAAAACGTTATTCAAAAACGTATTCCATATGGACTGGAATGGTTCTCCTACTAACCCTGCGATGAGACCATTCGGTAAGAACGGAGAAGTTTCAGGTGCAGAAATTGAAAAGATTGCAGCGTATGTATATCACATCAATCAGGAACAACCACCAGTGACTCCGGCTCAGGGAGGAGCAGCTCCTCAGGGAACCGAAGCACATTGGGAAAAAGAATAATTTAGAAAAATTAGAAACATATGAAAAAAACATAATTTGTTATTAGATTAAAATAGTAACGAATTATGTTTTTTCTTTTTTAAAACCTATTACATATGTCAGACATAGAAGAAATAGAAGTACGCGGCGGACAGGGACAGGTTCTGGACCCTGAGACTTACAGAGATTCTATAGGGACAATGGAGCAATCCGGAAAAAGAAGATGGGTATTTCCAAGAAAACCTAAAGGAAAATATACCAACTATAGAAACATTGTAAGCTATTTATTATTAATTATTTATTTTACATTACCATTCATCAAAATCAATGGTAACCCACTGTTATTATTCAATGTCATAGACAGGGAATTTTTCATTTTTGGACAGCCTTTCTATCCACAGGACTTTTTTATCCTCACTTTAGGTGCTATCGCCTCTTTAATCTTTATTATCGTTTTTACGATTGCATTCGGAAGAATTTTCTGCGGGTGGATTTGCCCTCAGACAATTTTTATGGAATCTATCTTCCGTAAAATAGAATATCTGATTGAAGGTGACCGAAACAAGCAGATGAAACTGGACAGACAGGAGTGGAATACAGAGAAGATCTGGAAGAGAGGTTTGAAATGGACTATTTACGTTGTTATTTCATTAATCATTACCCACTTCATGTTCATGTATATCGTAGGATATGAAGAGGTATTTAAAATTGTTGGTGAAGGCCCATTTGCCCATCCTACCAATTTTATCGTAATGATTCTTCTTACCGCAGCATTTTACTTTGTATTTGCATGGTTCAGAGAGCAGGTTTGTACATTGGTATGTCCATACGGAAGACTTCAGGGCGTATTGATTGACAAAGATACCATCAATGTTTTCTACGATTTTAAAAGAGGAGAAAACAGATCAAAATGGAGAAAAGGAGAAGACCGTAAAGCAGCAGGTAAAGGAGATTGTATCGACTGCCAGCAGTGCGTAGTGGTATGTCCTACCGGAATTGACATCAGAGACGGGCAGCAGCTGGAATGCATCAACTGTACAGCATGTATTGATGCGTGTGATGAAGTCATGGAAAAAGTAGGCCTTCCAAAAGGATTGGTAAGATACGCTTCTGAGAACGAGATTGAAAAAGAAACTCAGTTCAAATTTACCGGAAGAATGAAAGGTTTCTCCGTATTCCTTTTCCTTCTTGTAGGATTCTTAGGATACCTTCTTTACAGCCGTGGTGAGATGGAAGCTAAATTCATCAAACCGGCAGGAAGCACATTCTTTGTAAGAGACGGTAAAATTACCAATACCTACAATTATACCTTCCTTAATAAAACAAACGATAAAAAAATAGTTACCATCAAAGTAATAGATCCGGCTCATGGTGAAATTACTTACAGTGCATCAAGCAAAATTCAGGTAGACAGAGATAAAATTTCAAAAGGAACCATTAATATCAGCTTCCCGGAAGATGAAATGAAACTTTCTAAGCAGAACATCACCATTGGTGTTTATGATATGAAGGGTAAACTGATTGATTCCTATCAGACTTATTTTGAAGGGCCATTTAAACTGCAATTTTAATTAGAAAAAAATGAAGAACTTTAGTTGGGGACACGGTGTTGTAATTGCATTATTTGCATTCATAGTTTTTATATTATCCATGATGTTTCTTTTCCCGAACGGGCAGAAGAATTCTGAAATGGTAACCGATAATTATTACGAAGAGGAACTGAAGTATCAGGATGTGATTGATGCCAAGAAAAAGGCAGATGACCTACAGGAAAAACCTGTATACAGCCAGGATACCAAGGGAATTAAAATTACCTTCCCAAAAGATTATAACAACTCTAATACTACGGTAAAATTTGTTTTAAACAGAACCGACGACCAGAATTTAGACATCAAAAAATCTGTACAGCTTGATGCCAGCCAGTCTTTCATAATCCCTGCACAGGTATTGAAAATGGGTAATTATACATTAAGACTAAGCTGGACAAAAGACAAAACAGACTACCGAATGGATTATGACGTGATATGGAAATAGGACTTATTGTATCGGCTATTGCTTTAGGCTTTGCTTCCGGTTTCCACTGTATCGGGATGTGCGGCCCTATTGCCTTGTCGATGGGATTAACCAAAAAACAGGCTGCCAATTTCTACCTTCAGAACCTTACCTATCAATTTGGAAGAATTTTTACCTATTCATTATTGGGTGCTCTTCTGGGAATTATCGGGCAGGGATTTGAAATGGCAGGTTTTCAGAAATACCTGACTATTACAGCTGGAGTTCTTCTGATTATCATGGCTGTATTTTCATTTGGCGGAAAAGATTTTGCTTCAAAAATTCCTTTCCTATCCAAATTTTTATATTCTGTCAAATTAAACTTAGGAAAGCTTCTTCAGAAGGCAGATTACCGTTCAAGATTCTCTACCGGAGTTCTTAATGGTTTTTTACCTTGTGGAATGGTTTACATGGCTCTTACTGCCAGCCTTGCAGGAGGTGGAATATGGCAGGGAGCTTTATATATGGCTTTATTTGGTCTCGGAACCCTTCCGTTTATGTTTGCTATAGTTTTAGCCGGAAATCTGATGAATCAGGCCTTTAGGATTAAAATATTGAAAGCTGTTCCTGTCATCATGATTATTTTGGGAGGATTATTCATTTTAAGAGGTCTTGAGCTCGGAATTCCCTATGTTTCTCCGAAAGCAGAAGCCATGACGATTATTAAAGATCCAAACGGAGCCGTAAACTGCCATTAATTTGTATTTAAGTAAACCATGAAGAAAACCTTTATCTTATTCCTGATAAGCCTTTTTATGCTGCAATCCTGCAGTGTGAATTCTGAAATTGTCTATCATAAAGATGCTGCCTCAACTTCTTTTATGGATATTGATATAAGAGAGTTTATGTCCGAAATGATGGCCATGACACCAGATTCATTAAAACAGAAGGAATTTGGAGAAATGGACAAACTTCCTACAACCTGGACAAGTATGTATGATTTTTCCAAAAAAGAAGGAAAATTAAAAACAGAAAATCCGGACTCCATCAGAATCATGAAAAAGATTTTCATGAAGTCTACAAAAGAAAACAATAAGCTCGCAGGGTTTTCTTTTAAGATGGAACATTTTTCGCCGGAAGATTATCTGGTTCTGAAAAGTTTTACAAAAACTGAAAAAGTCCCTCTGGATCAGAATATTTATAATAATTGGGACGGAAAAACCCTTACCATTGATACTGAAAATTTTAATCTAAAAAGTATTGAAGAATCTATCCGGTCTAAAACCTCAAAGGAAGAATCTGAAAAAATAGCCGGGATGATGGTCATGTTTTTCAAAAAAATTGGTACTACGCTAAAGTTTGAGAATCCCATACAATCCATTTCAGGGAAACATGACTGGATAAAACAGATTGATGATCATTCCATAAAGATAGACTATGATCTGAAAGCCATTTATGAGAAAGATACTCAACTGAAAAACGCAGATAAAAAGATTATCATCGTTACAAAATAAAGCAAAAACCACCGGATTCCGGTGGTTTTTTATTGTAGACTAAATTTATTATTTAGTTGATAACATCAAATCTTGCATATTCTGCAATTTTCTTAGGAAGTTTGATTCCGTCTGCTGTCTGGTTGTTTTCTAACAATGCAGCCATAATTCTTGGCAATGCCATTGCTGAACCGTTTAAGGTATGAACCAGCTGAGATTTACCATCTCCTTTGTAACGGCATTTCAATCTGTTGGCCTGGAACGTTTCAAAATTAGAAACAGAGCTTACTTCCAGCCACATTTCCTGAGCAGCACTCCAAACTTCGAAGTCATACGTCATTGCAGATGCAAAACCAGTATCACCACCACAAAGTCTCAATACTCTGAACGGAAGTTCAAGATCTGTAAGGATTTCTTTGATGTGCTCTACCATTTCTTCCAAAACAGCATAAGAGTTTTCCGGTTTCTCAATTCTTACGATCTCTACTTTTTCAAACTGGTGAAGACGGTTTAGCCCTCTTACGTGAGCTCCGTAGCTTCCTGCTTCTCTTCTGTAACACTGAGAGAACGCCGTATTTTTTATTGGAAGATCCTTTTCATCAAGCAATACATCACGGTAAAGATTTGTTACAGGAACTTCTGCTGTAGGAATAAGATATAATTTATCTTCGTTGATATAGTACATCTGTCCTTCTTTATCAGGCAGCTGTCCGGTTCCAAAACCAGATGCTTCATTTACAACGTGAGGAGGGTTTACTTCTGTATAGCCTTTCTCAACGTTTTTATCTAAGAAATACTGAACCAAAGCTCTCTGTAATCTTGCTCCTTTCCCTAAGTAAACAGGAAAACCTGCACCGGCAATTTTTACCCCTAATTCAAAATCAATTAAGTTGTATTTCTTTGCCAGTTCCCAGTGAGGAATAGCTCCTTCACCAAGACCTTCTACCGGATGAGACTGGAAAATCATTTCATTATCATCCGCAGACGCTCCGCTTTTTACCAATTCATTCGGAATGTTCGGAAGCTGGTACAGAATATTCAGTAAGTCATTTTCTTTAACTTCTAACTGGGATTTCAATTCTGAACTCGACTCTTTGTATTGTGCTGTTTTAGATTTTGCAGATTCCGCTTCTTCTTTTTTCCCTTCTTTCATCAATAGACCAATTTCTTTCGAAATTTTGTTGATTTCGGATAGCTGGGAATCTAGTTCAAACTGGATTCTTTTTCTTTCGTCGTCGGCAGCGATAGCCTCGTCTACCAACCCAAGATTTTTGAATTGTCTTTTCTTAAGACCTTCTAAAACGCGTTCTTTCTCGTCGCGCAAAAAATTGACTTGTAACATTTTATTTAGATGTTAAATATTAGATGTTTAGCTCATAATAAGCTAACAATTTTACAAATTTAAAAATTATTTTGTGATCGTAACAGTATTTGTGGAAGTGGGAGCATTTTCATCCTTAGAAAATACCGGAACTCTGTTATATAAAACCTTTGAAACCTGGAATACTGTTGGTGTATTACGATACTGAACTTCCAACGTGTCTACAACATTATCATTGGCATTGGTGCTTTTGGTATACGTAATCTGCATTCTGGAATAATAGGAAGTTCCTGTTCCCGGGTTATCGGGACTGATAGAATCCAGTCTTCTTCTTTTGGCTCCTGCCAGATATTCCATATAAAACAGTGAATCTGTGGTCATCTTCAAAGCAATACTTACCGGAGCAATATCTTTAGTACCAAAAATATCATTCACAGAAAAACCCGTAAAAGAACCTGTTTTCTTACTGTTCAGAAGATCCTGACCAGCACTGTTTCTTACATAGATATTCATTAACTGATCTATTCTCTGCAAAGAATCATCATCACTTTTACAGCTGATTATTGCAAAAACTGCAACCAATATGCCCCAAAAATATTTCATCATAGCTACAAAGGTAAAATATTAATCTTTAGGCTGCTTCTTTATTTTTTAAAATATTTCTGGTACCACAACTCAAACGTTACCAGCTGCCATATTTTCACCCAGTCATATTCATGCACCTGATGGTTCCACCATTCATCAATGACTGCAGCGTTAAAGAAATTTCTCTTTTTCAGGCTTTCCAGGGTTTCCGTAATGAAATCTCTTATTTTTTTATCCTTTTTAATGAAATAATTGACAGGAAATGAAAAGCCTTTCTTTGGCATGTTCAAAACTTCCTGAGGAAGATGTTTTGCAGCTGCTTTTCGCAATAAAGGTTTATTCTGAATTCCATTAAACCTCATGTTTTGCGGAAGTGCAGATACATAATCTATAAGATCATTACTCAGATAGGGATAACGAAACTCTACACTATATTTCATTGCACTTAGATCATCCCTGAAAACATGATGGGAAGACAATGAATATTTCATATCATATTCAAAATATCCTGAATAATTTTTTGTATCGAAAAGATGATATTCTGAAAGATTTGTTTCAATATTATTATAAATATCAGGATTTATAAGAGTTTTAGCTTCCAAAGGCATCATACTGATCTGGCTCTGTCTGAAAAAATCAAACATATCATCCTGCGAGAAATAATTTTTTACCCGTTGTGAAAATTGATCCTTCGTAATGATAAAAGGACTAATAAAATTAAAATTCCTCATCAAAAGCCATCTTTTAAGCTTCAGTGTATGAGAATAACCTGCAAAAAGTTCATCTGCCCCGTTACCGCTTAATACCACTTTAAAACCTCTGTCATGCGCATATTCTGCAGCATTAATCAGTACTTCAAAGCTGCTGTATGGCTCTTCAAAATGCTGGATATTTTCCTTAAGCTGTTCCAAAGCTTCTTCATCACTTACTTCCTTTATTTCATGCGAAACACCAAAATGTTTAGCCGCCAGTGATGCGTTTTTCACTTCCTCTTCAGAAAACGGATAAGATACGGTGTACGTATGAATATCAGCATTAAAAGGTTTTGATTTTGAAGCAATTAAAGTAGAATCTATTCCTCCACTCATCATTACTGCTACAGGAACATCTGCATATAATTGCCCTGAGAGACTTTCAGACAGAAGTTCATCTATTTTTTGTACGGCTTCTTCTTCAGAAATATTCTTTTTAACCGGAGAAGGCATCTGCCAGAATATTTCTTTACTGATTTTCTGACTCTTTAAATCAATGCTTATAAACGACGCAGGTTCCAGGGAAAAAATATGCTGAAAACAGGTTTGTGGAGCCAGTGTTGTCTGGAAAAGAAAATTGGTATATACTCCGTTCCAGTTGATTTCTGGTTTTACAAATTCATGCTTCAGTAATGCTTTTATTTCTGATGCCCAAACTAGTCCTTCTTTACTTTGATGATAAAAAAGAGGCTTCATTCCTACCCTGTCTCTGGCTAATATCAATTTCTGGCGGATGAGATCAACAATACAGATCGCAAACATTCCATCCAGCCTGGCAAAAGCTAAGCTTCCCCACTCCTGGTAAGCTTTGAGAATAACTTCAGTATCAGAAGTACTGTGGAAAGAATGTCCTAAAAGCTCAAGTTCTTTTCTTAATTTTTTAAAGTTATAAATCTCTCCATTAAAGGTGATAATGATCTGCTCATTCTCTGAAAGCATAGGCTGATGGCCTTTTTCAGAGAGATCAATAATGGATAGTCTTCGGAATCCTAAAGCCATATCTGAATTTATTTCCTGTAAAACCGGAAAATGTTCTTTAATTTTTTGAGTGGAATCATTTCCTGAAAAGGAAACTCCCTGATCATTATTATATATCCAGAACCCTTCATCATCCGGTCCGCGATGTTTAATCGCCTGATTCATTTCCAGAATATTTGTAGAGGAAATACTTTTATGAAATGAATAATAACCGCTGATTCCGCACATAGTAAAGAGTTAATAGATTTGTAAAAATAGGGAAATGACTTTATTTTTTGTGCGTGTTTGGAGTAATTATTTCTTCGAAAGCTTTTGTTTTAAAAGCTGTATCTCTTCTTTTGAAACCATATAATCTTTCCAATTAAAGGGAGTGGAGCTATAAAATTTTCTAAACAACAGAAACGCTGAAACAAAATAGGAAGAAGTAGTAGCAATACAAGCTCCTAAAATTCCCCATCTGGGTATGGCAATAA
The nucleotide sequence above comes from Chryseobacterium sp. 7. Encoded proteins:
- the ccoS gene encoding cbb3-type cytochrome oxidase assembly protein CcoS, which gives rise to MDILYLMILCSVSLAAIFLVVFIVYARKGQFEDDESPAVRILFDDEKIKENDEPGNKNKDEKEIGENNKN
- the ccoN gene encoding cytochrome-c oxidase, cbb3-type subunit I, which gives rise to METQKFSYDNSIVRAFLYATLVFGLIGFTFGLTAALMLFYPELPEFFFGTDDTTIKSLASGNIQGLINTHGAFGFGRIRMLHTNTVIFAFVCNIVYTGIYYSLQRLLKTRMYSDTLSWLHFWTWQFMIVATFVTFFMGINTSKEYAEHEWPIDILIAFSWIIFGINMFLTISKRRVRHLYVAIWFYIGTWIAVAMLHIFNNLEVPLSFTGWKSYSAYAGVKDAIVQWWYGHNAVAFVLTTPVLGLMYYFLPKAADRPVFSYKLSIIHFWSLIFVYIWAGPHHLQYTALPAWAQAVGTGFSIMLIAPSWGGMLNGLLTLRGAWDKVRENPILKFFVVAVTCYGMATFEGPLLATKNINKIGHFTDWVIGHVHLGALGWNGFMAFGVIYYLVPIMWRTKIWSVKLANWHFWLGTLGIIFYAVPMYISGFTQGLMWKQFNPDGTLLWKNWLDTVTAIIPYFKMRFVGGLFYISGSILMIVNVIATVRKGSFQKEVPAEAPALANISKNRKEGEGTHLWLERTPVLLGILSFFTISIGSSIEIIPTLSLKKSVPTISAVKPYSPLELEGRDIYIREGCNACHSQMIRPFRDEITRFNGKNGQYSKAGEFVYDRPFLWGSKRTGPDLHREGGKNPSSWHYKHMYNPRSTSAGSIMPRYPWLIATDLDRSKMVDKMKLMKNVFDVPYTKAQIDSADKWANNQSAKIVKDIFSEANDLKQAYAKRPQGELEKKEVVALISYLQRLGTDIKTTEIKTASNN
- a CDS encoding cbb3-type cytochrome oxidase subunit 3 encodes the protein MIPQNFKDILSNTENAGFYQTLALIFFMLFFIALVIYVFSRPKKYYKEEEEAPLGDDEDDNFNLKN
- a CDS encoding cbb3-type cytochrome c oxidase N-terminal domain-containing protein — encoded protein: MKQRTPVVVNILIIIGLLIVFYYLFVQSYAFLASPYFWGTVVIAGILAYIHSAIGDLIENNKFKKLSPEEKAAYLAEKKVPFLKRMYDAAFKKQSETEEKDILIDHGFDGIMELDNQLPKWWVGLFYFGTAFCIVYIAAYSFTDFAHPLSEYEKEYKEQMASIKEFEANQPPVTIETAKYSADNIAEGKELFKTNCASCHKEDGSGGIGPNLTDNYWINQPEKTLFKNVFHMDWNGSPTNPAMRPFGKNGEVSGAEIEKIAAYVYHINQEQPPVTPAQGGAAPQGTEAHWEKE
- the ccoG gene encoding cytochrome c oxidase accessory protein CcoG yields the protein MSDIEEIEVRGGQGQVLDPETYRDSIGTMEQSGKRRWVFPRKPKGKYTNYRNIVSYLLLIIYFTLPFIKINGNPLLLFNVIDREFFIFGQPFYPQDFFILTLGAIASLIFIIVFTIAFGRIFCGWICPQTIFMESIFRKIEYLIEGDRNKQMKLDRQEWNTEKIWKRGLKWTIYVVISLIITHFMFMYIVGYEEVFKIVGEGPFAHPTNFIVMILLTAAFYFVFAWFREQVCTLVCPYGRLQGVLIDKDTINVFYDFKRGENRSKWRKGEDRKAAGKGDCIDCQQCVVVCPTGIDIRDGQQLECINCTACIDACDEVMEKVGLPKGLVRYASENEIEKETQFKFTGRMKGFSVFLFLLVGFLGYLLYSRGEMEAKFIKPAGSTFFVRDGKITNTYNYTFLNKTNDKKIVTIKVIDPAHGEITYSASSKIQVDRDKISKGTINISFPEDEMKLSKQNITIGVYDMKGKLIDSYQTYFEGPFKLQF
- a CDS encoding FixH family protein — encoded protein: MKNFSWGHGVVIALFAFIVFILSMMFLFPNGQKNSEMVTDNYYEEELKYQDVIDAKKKADDLQEKPVYSQDTKGIKITFPKDYNNSNTTVKFVLNRTDDQNLDIKKSVQLDASQSFIIPAQVLKMGNYTLRLSWTKDKTDYRMDYDVIWK
- a CDS encoding sulfite exporter TauE/SafE family protein, coding for MEIGLIVSAIALGFASGFHCIGMCGPIALSMGLTKKQAANFYLQNLTYQFGRIFTYSLLGALLGIIGQGFEMAGFQKYLTITAGVLLIIMAVFSFGGKDFASKIPFLSKFLYSVKLNLGKLLQKADYRSRFSTGVLNGFLPCGMVYMALTASLAGGGIWQGALYMALFGLGTLPFMFAIVLAGNLMNQAFRIKILKAVPVIMIILGGLFILRGLELGIPYVSPKAEAMTIIKDPNGAVNCH
- the serS gene encoding serine--tRNA ligase, whose protein sequence is MLQVNFLRDEKERVLEGLKKRQFKNLGLVDEAIAADDERKRIQFELDSQLSEINKISKEIGLLMKEGKKEEAESAKSKTAQYKESSSELKSQLEVKENDLLNILYQLPNIPNELVKSGASADDNEMIFQSHPVEGLGEGAIPHWELAKKYNLIDFELGVKIAGAGFPVYLGKGARLQRALVQYFLDKNVEKGYTEVNPPHVVNEASGFGTGQLPDKEGQMYYINEDKLYLIPTAEVPVTNLYRDVLLDEKDLPIKNTAFSQCYRREAGSYGAHVRGLNRLHQFEKVEIVRIEKPENSYAVLEEMVEHIKEILTDLELPFRVLRLCGGDTGFASAMTYDFEVWSAAQEMWLEVSSVSNFETFQANRLKCRYKGDGKSQLVHTLNGSAMALPRIMAALLENNQTADGIKLPKKIAEYARFDVIN
- the asnB gene encoding asparagine synthase (glutamine-hydrolyzing), which codes for MCGISGYYSFHKSISSTNILEMNQAIKHRGPDDEGFWIYNNDQGVSFSGNDSTQKIKEHFPVLQEINSDMALGFRRLSIIDLSEKGHQPMLSENEQIIITFNGEIYNFKKLRKELELLGHSFHSTSDTEVILKAYQEWGSLAFARLDGMFAICIVDLIRQKLILARDRVGMKPLFYHQSKEGLVWASEIKALLKHEFVKPEINWNGVYTNFLFQTTLAPQTCFQHIFSLEPASFISIDLKSQKISKEIFWQMPSPVKKNISEEEAVQKIDELLSESLSGQLYADVPVAVMMSGGIDSTLIASKSKPFNADIHTYTVSYPFSEEEVKNASLAAKHFGVSHEIKEVSDEEALEQLKENIQHFEEPYSSFEVLINAAEYAHDRGFKVVLSGNGADELFAGYSHTLKLKRWLLMRNFNFISPFIITKDQFSQRVKNYFSQDDMFDFFRQSQISMMPLEAKTLINPDIYNNIETNLSEYHLFDTKNYSGYFEYDMKYSLSSHHVFRDDLSAMKYSVEFRYPYLSNDLIDYVSALPQNMRFNGIQNKPLLRKAAAKHLPQEVLNMPKKGFSFPVNYFIKKDKKIRDFITETLESLKKRNFFNAAVIDEWWNHQVHEYDWVKIWQLVTFELWYQKYFKK
- a CDS encoding polysaccharide biosynthesis C-terminal domain-containing protein, with the translated sequence MHCRTGGYCRFSFIAIPRWGILGACIATTSSYFVSAFLLFRKFYSSTPFNWKDYMVSKEEIQLLKQKLSKK